The following proteins are encoded in a genomic region of Haloarcula marina:
- a CDS encoding ZIP family metal transporter codes for MSDRRTDGGEAVSRTGMPFGLPRWVGAVTPLVLLGVVVAGFVLLNPFAGLATGGALPDVTVTHTSLPNDETVVLHVTNNGPDPVTVSQVLVNDAYWDFTMFAGGEATNTLAPMESGRIVVPYHWTPTWDIHTALVLSDGATFGHTIVAPQVSPGLTGELLGLLAVVGLFVGVIPVALGMLWFPVMRDMSDRSLHAILLFAVGVLGFLAFDAGFEAFELAAEVPGAFEGNLLVVLGILGALLLVQAVSEWNSAGDVRPLGLAYLVALSIGLHNLAEGLAIGSSVALGHVSLGAFLVVGFMIHNVTEGPAVVAPVAEGERPSLWHFVALGTLAGAPVIFGGWIGSAAYSPTLGALFLAIGVGAILQVNWEIGRMVRRRGSLVTPANLLAFFAGLAVMYATDLLVTL; via the coding sequence ATGAGCGACCGACGGACGGACGGCGGCGAGGCCGTCTCTCGGACGGGGATGCCGTTCGGCCTCCCGCGGTGGGTCGGTGCCGTCACGCCGCTGGTGTTGCTCGGGGTGGTCGTCGCCGGATTCGTCCTGCTCAACCCCTTCGCCGGACTGGCGACGGGCGGTGCGCTCCCCGACGTCACGGTGACCCACACGTCGCTCCCGAACGACGAGACAGTCGTCCTCCACGTGACGAACAACGGCCCGGACCCGGTGACGGTCAGCCAGGTACTCGTCAACGACGCGTACTGGGACTTCACGATGTTCGCGGGTGGCGAAGCGACGAACACGCTCGCCCCGATGGAGAGCGGCCGAATCGTCGTCCCGTACCACTGGACGCCGACGTGGGACATCCACACTGCCCTCGTCCTCAGTGACGGCGCGACGTTCGGGCACACCATCGTCGCGCCGCAGGTGTCCCCTGGACTGACCGGTGAACTGCTGGGTCTGCTCGCAGTCGTCGGCCTGTTCGTCGGCGTCATCCCCGTCGCGCTGGGAATGCTGTGGTTCCCGGTCATGCGGGACATGAGCGACCGCTCCCTGCACGCCATCTTGCTGTTCGCCGTCGGCGTCCTCGGATTCTTGGCGTTCGACGCCGGGTTCGAGGCGTTCGAGTTGGCGGCGGAAGTTCCCGGCGCCTTCGAGGGCAATCTGCTAGTGGTTCTCGGAATCCTCGGTGCGCTGTTGCTGGTACAGGCCGTCTCGGAGTGGAACAGTGCCGGAGATGTGCGGCCGCTGGGACTCGCCTATCTCGTCGCCCTCTCTATCGGCCTGCACAACCTCGCCGAAGGCTTGGCAATCGGGAGTTCGGTGGCGCTCGGGCACGTCTCGCTTGGTGCGTTCCTCGTCGTCGGCTTCATGATTCACAACGTCACCGAGGGTCCGGCGGTGGTCGCGCCCGTCGCCGAGGGCGAGCGGCCGTCGCTCTGGCACTTCGTCGCACTCGGTACGCTCGCCGGCGCACCAGTCATCTTCGGCGGGTGGATAGGGAGCGCCGCCTACTCACCGACGCTCGGCGCGCTCTTTCTCGCCATCGGCGTCGGAGCCATCCTGCAGGTGAACTGGGAAATCGGGCGGATGGTTCGCCGTCGCGGGTCGCTCGTCACGCCAGCGAACCTCCTCGCGTTCTTCGCGGGGCTCGCGGTGATGTACGCGACGGACCTGCTGGTCACGCTCTGA
- the hmgB gene encoding hydroxymethylglutaryl-CoA synthase — protein MTEVGIDAIEIRTGKLKLDLAETFAPAQGDDPGKYTKGLGLHASSFPDVYEDIVTMAANAAHRLMERKGLEPDDIGRIDVATESSFDNSKPVSTYVAGCLEQVYDGDFHHANKGERKFACIAGTQSLDDAYNWIRAGRNRGRAAIVIATDTALYARDDPGEATQGAGAVAMLVDEDPSLVELSPEQGFGSADETDFLKPNQQFPSVDGKRSVNVYLARMREALDDFAAVAGEIHPEDYELIPFHTPFPGMVRKAAALGYRHIIRGTDVEEAVAAEIGHQPMREDFESDDAFRDAIREYTDALTETERYKDWYADTIDPTLELSRHVGNWYTGSVHIARVAGLKHAREHGRDLDEKQLLVASYGSGAQAEVHAETVVPGWEEEIAQLNIDEQNRNRYDLSFEEYEQIHDVHNHDTEADVEEFTAPEAEFVFDGWGRMGERKYRYVE, from the coding sequence ATGACCGAAGTCGGTATCGACGCCATCGAGATACGGACAGGAAAGCTCAAACTCGACCTCGCGGAGACGTTCGCGCCCGCCCAAGGCGACGACCCTGGGAAGTACACGAAGGGACTGGGCCTGCACGCCTCGTCGTTCCCGGACGTCTACGAGGACATCGTGACGATGGCGGCCAACGCCGCGCACCGACTGATGGAGCGGAAGGGACTCGAACCGGACGACATCGGCCGCATCGACGTGGCCACCGAGTCCTCCTTCGACAACTCCAAGCCCGTTTCGACGTACGTCGCTGGCTGTCTCGAACAGGTGTACGACGGCGACTTCCACCACGCCAACAAGGGCGAACGGAAGTTCGCCTGTATCGCTGGCACGCAGAGCCTCGACGACGCCTACAACTGGATTCGCGCCGGTCGCAACCGCGGTCGGGCTGCCATCGTCATCGCCACCGACACGGCGCTGTACGCCCGCGACGACCCGGGCGAGGCGACCCAGGGGGCCGGTGCCGTCGCGATGCTCGTCGACGAGGACCCGAGTCTGGTCGAGCTCTCGCCCGAACAGGGCTTCGGCAGCGCCGACGAGACGGATTTCCTCAAGCCCAACCAGCAGTTCCCTTCCGTCGACGGCAAGCGCTCGGTGAACGTCTACCTCGCTCGGATGCGCGAGGCGCTGGACGACTTCGCAGCGGTGGCCGGTGAGATTCACCCGGAGGACTACGAACTCATCCCGTTCCACACGCCGTTCCCGGGCATGGTCCGGAAGGCCGCCGCACTCGGCTACCGACACATCATCCGCGGTACCGACGTGGAGGAAGCTGTCGCCGCCGAAATCGGCCATCAACCGATGCGCGAGGACTTCGAGAGCGACGACGCCTTCCGCGATGCCATCCGCGAGTACACCGACGCGCTGACCGAGACGGAGCGGTACAAGGACTGGTACGCGGACACCATCGACCCGACGCTGGAACTCTCCCGGCACGTCGGTAACTGGTACACTGGGTCGGTCCACATCGCCCGCGTCGCCGGGCTGAAACACGCCCGCGAGCACGGCCGTGACTTGGACGAGAAACAACTGCTCGTCGCCTCGTACGGGTCGGGCGCGCAGGCGGAAGTCCACGCGGAGACGGTAGTCCCGGGCTGGGAGGAGGAAATCGCCCAGTTGAACATCGACGAACAGAACCGCAACCGGTACGACCTCTCGTTCGAGGAGTACGAGCAGATTCACGACGTGCACAACCACGATACGGAGGCGGACGTGGAGGAGTTCACCGCGCCGGAAGCGGAGTTCGTGTTCGACGGATGGGGGCGGATGGGCGAGCGGAAGTATCGGTACGTGGAGTAG
- a CDS encoding multicopper oxidase domain-containing protein, producing the protein MSDEGSRATGEREDAAELTESLTDRLVAAVENDAAVSRRAVLGGLGVAGASAVGLSGGASASGDHGDTSPHGRAGVVGEFQSADFDPHEYLREFRTGTVKMEGGQRVREFELNATLREIEIAPGVTFPAWTYNGQVPGPTLRAVEGELIRIRFSNGQEHPHTIHPHLKNVNPRMDGIPQNGPGVIEQGERFVYEWKAQPAGCHFYHCHSMPLKEHIHRGLYGAMIIDPDPERVRQNPREYVNYHGPMTDDLRAELVEEAELRNHEYRADEVDEMVMVMNGFDTNFDGDNEVYAANTRAFAYGVGSTDAENGEWSAGETVKPIQIQRDQRQRVYLINAIEFDLVNSFHSHSQFFDYYDHGTTLMPTHKTIDTIMQCQAQRGIVELDYSDHDPGLYMFHAHQSEFAELGWMSFFEVQA; encoded by the coding sequence ATGTCTGACGAAGGGTCGCGGGCGACCGGCGAACGTGAAGACGCCGCAGAACTCACCGAATCGCTCACCGACCGACTCGTCGCCGCGGTCGAAAACGATGCGGCAGTCAGTCGACGGGCCGTGCTCGGTGGCCTCGGGGTCGCGGGAGCGAGTGCGGTGGGTCTCTCCGGGGGGGCCAGCGCGTCCGGTGACCATGGCGACACCTCCCCACACGGTCGCGCTGGCGTCGTCGGGGAGTTCCAGTCGGCGGATTTCGACCCCCACGAGTACCTCCGCGAGTTCAGGACCGGGACGGTGAAGATGGAAGGCGGCCAGCGAGTCCGCGAGTTCGAGTTGAACGCGACCCTTCGGGAAATCGAAATCGCGCCCGGGGTAACGTTCCCTGCGTGGACATACAACGGGCAAGTGCCCGGCCCGACGCTCCGCGCCGTCGAAGGCGAACTCATCCGGATTCGGTTCTCGAACGGGCAGGAACACCCGCACACCATCCACCCGCACTTGAAGAACGTCAACCCGCGGATGGACGGGATTCCGCAGAACGGCCCGGGAGTCATCGAACAGGGTGAACGATTCGTCTACGAGTGGAAGGCCCAACCCGCGGGCTGTCACTTCTATCACTGCCACTCGATGCCGCTGAAAGAGCACATCCATCGCGGTCTCTACGGGGCGATGATTATCGACCCCGACCCCGAACGCGTCCGGCAGAACCCCCGCGAGTACGTCAACTACCACGGGCCGATGACGGACGACCTGCGCGCGGAACTGGTCGAGGAAGCCGAGTTGCGCAACCACGAGTACCGCGCCGACGAAGTCGACGAGATGGTGATGGTGATGAACGGCTTCGACACCAACTTCGACGGCGACAACGAGGTGTACGCCGCGAACACGCGCGCCTTCGCCTACGGTGTCGGGTCGACCGACGCCGAGAACGGTGAGTGGTCGGCGGGCGAGACGGTCAAGCCGATACAGATTCAGCGCGACCAGCGACAGCGGGTGTACCTCATCAACGCCATCGAGTTCGACCTCGTCAACTCGTTCCACTCCCATTCGCAGTTCTTCGACTACTACGACCACGGAACGACGCTCATGCCCACGCACAAGACGATCGACACCATCATGCAGTGTCAGGCACAGCGCGGCATCGTCGAACTGGACTACTCCGACCACGACCCGGGGTTGTACATGTTCCACGCGCACCAGTCGGAGTTCGCCGAACTGGGCTGGATGAGTTTCTTCGAGGTGCAAGCATGA
- a CDS encoding DUF2150 family protein encodes MSTPPGEYYTDERWQNWLDRIEEEGVDPEDEDSARLLLNLQDDAAIAVAKILTDYEDDTLDRETTLEELAGVREIVLDDIDIDDEETLMLIDGVQTSLVCVFYAAEEYVAEGVADDATVADYVGAAADAEAEEDLDAALGYCVQAGTKIIDDEELPMDVVENLEYGLVSEWVNGLDSLQTAMRDPEVVEEDDE; translated from the coding sequence ATGAGCACTCCGCCGGGGGAGTATTACACCGACGAACGCTGGCAGAACTGGCTTGACCGCATCGAAGAAGAGGGCGTCGACCCTGAGGACGAAGACTCCGCGCGCCTTCTGTTGAACCTGCAGGACGATGCCGCTATCGCCGTCGCGAAGATACTCACGGACTACGAAGACGACACGCTCGACCGAGAGACGACCCTCGAAGAACTCGCGGGCGTCCGCGAAATCGTCCTCGACGACATCGACATCGACGACGAGGAGACGCTGATGCTGATTGACGGCGTCCAGACCTCGCTGGTCTGTGTCTTCTACGCCGCCGAGGAGTACGTCGCGGAGGGCGTCGCCGACGACGCGACGGTCGCCGACTACGTCGGTGCGGCCGCCGACGCCGAGGCGGAGGAAGACCTCGACGCGGCCCTCGGCTACTGCGTGCAGGCCGGGACCAAAATCATCGACGACGAGGAACTCCCGATGGATGTCGTCGAAAATCTGGAGTACGGCCTCGTCTCGGAGTGGGTCAACGGCCTCGACAGCCTCCAGACCGCGATGCGGGACCCCGAAGTCGTCGAAGAAGACGACGAGTGA
- a CDS encoding mechanosensitive ion channel family protein gives MQGTATPSGGGSGEVFLDFVRGLQRFLEELAASQGQVVATAILLGVLVGAVFVVPALLSRLRRVAARSVESGRAGDWLAALARYTPTSFQGVLLRTIQLVVLFLVVGSFLVVWGVTDFAALLDPYVQDRSPTLINAVQTAFLVTIAFVLSDQLQRAIDRLTLALDDFTEHQEEILLRLGQVTIFVALGATILSVWGINVGGLLVGAGFLGIVVGFAARQTLGSLIAGFVLMFSRPFTIGDWVVIGDEQGIVTDITIFNTRLENFDGEFVIIPNDRVSDRSITNRSRKGLLRLTLDVGVDYDTDIDTAMDLARTAMSGVDDIVDTPPPQVIPKSFGDSAIVLELRFWIDHPTPPRKWRAVSAVVREVKSAFDEEGVSIPFPQRTLKTRDGTVSDEAVRSMTADGDE, from the coding sequence GTGCAGGGGACAGCGACACCCAGCGGTGGCGGGTCCGGTGAAGTGTTCCTCGACTTCGTTCGAGGACTCCAGCGGTTCCTCGAAGAGTTGGCGGCCTCACAGGGGCAAGTCGTCGCGACGGCGATTCTCCTGGGCGTGTTGGTCGGGGCCGTCTTCGTCGTCCCCGCGCTCCTCTCCAGACTGCGGCGGGTCGCGGCGCGGAGCGTCGAGTCGGGACGGGCGGGCGACTGGTTGGCGGCACTGGCCCGGTACACGCCCACCTCGTTTCAGGGCGTCCTGCTCCGGACCATCCAGTTGGTCGTGTTGTTCCTCGTCGTCGGGTCGTTCCTCGTCGTCTGGGGCGTTACCGACTTCGCGGCGCTGTTAGACCCGTACGTACAAGACCGCAGTCCGACGCTGATCAACGCGGTGCAGACGGCGTTTCTCGTGACTATCGCGTTCGTCCTCTCCGACCAGTTACAGCGGGCCATCGACCGCCTGACGCTGGCGCTCGACGACTTCACCGAGCACCAGGAGGAGATTCTGCTCCGCCTCGGACAGGTGACTATCTTCGTCGCCCTCGGCGCGACCATCCTCTCGGTGTGGGGCATCAACGTCGGCGGCCTCCTCGTCGGCGCGGGCTTTCTCGGCATCGTCGTCGGGTTCGCCGCGCGACAGACGCTGGGGTCGCTCATCGCCGGGTTCGTCCTGATGTTCTCCCGGCCCTTTACCATCGGCGACTGGGTGGTCATCGGCGACGAACAGGGCATCGTCACCGACATCACCATCTTCAACACCCGACTGGAGAACTTCGACGGCGAGTTCGTCATCATCCCGAACGACCGAGTGAGCGACCGCTCCATCACGAACCGGAGTCGGAAGGGCTTGCTCCGGTTGACGCTGGACGTGGGCGTCGACTACGACACCGACATCGACACCGCGATGGACCTCGCGCGGACGGCCATGAGCGGCGTCGACGATATCGTGGACACGCCGCCGCCGCAAGTGATTCCGAAATCGTTCGGCGACTCCGCAATCGTCCTCGAACTCCGGTTCTGGATAGACCACCCGACGCCGCCGCGGAAGTGGCGCGCCGTCTCGGCCGTCGTCCGCGAAGTCAAGTCCGCCTTCGACGAGGAGGGCGTCTCCATCCCGTTCCCGCAGCGGACCCTCAAAACCCGGGACGGGACAGTCTCCGACGAGGCGGTCCGGTCGATGACGGCCGACGGCGACGAGTAA
- the artA gene encoding archaeosortase A, with amino-acid sequence MAHSRAFLGAVSGLTALLSAYAATLALRRKAPYRRLTTAFAIMGLLFVPYQFLLPVFHGALRLVTAHTVWGLSMLGFAPTVEVGVTGQPTALRFPAARYLRYNIISACTGISATTLFAGLIGAADAPLKRRVGVALATFGFVYCMNILRTVIVGGAIGGPWFAATAPLTTVLFGVERPVLVSFYFAEYLLVQLLVVLVLLGVYAAVVRQLPSVQRLADDDPTTNVASYLPSTFPSVRATVPASKSSASTVTVWTVVVASVTVTVTSEPGPTTPSPSPSESTGDAMAGGVPSAVTAPVVAVPRVPEASLACTVTCGGPSLRTGPAGNVAS; translated from the coding sequence ATCGCCCACAGTCGAGCCTTCCTCGGGGCGGTGAGCGGGCTGACAGCGCTTCTCAGCGCGTACGCCGCGACCCTCGCACTCCGCCGGAAGGCCCCCTATCGACGACTCACTACGGCGTTTGCCATCATGGGCCTCCTGTTCGTTCCGTACCAATTCCTCCTCCCCGTCTTTCACGGCGCCCTCCGACTCGTCACCGCACACACCGTGTGGGGCCTCTCGATGTTGGGCTTCGCCCCGACGGTCGAGGTCGGTGTGACCGGACAGCCGACCGCGCTCCGGTTCCCCGCGGCCCGGTACCTCCGCTACAACATCATCTCCGCGTGTACCGGTATCAGCGCGACCACGCTGTTCGCGGGGCTGATAGGGGCCGCCGACGCACCGCTGAAACGCCGGGTCGGCGTGGCTCTCGCCACCTTCGGGTTCGTCTACTGTATGAACATTCTCCGGACGGTCATCGTCGGCGGTGCAATCGGCGGACCGTGGTTCGCCGCCACCGCACCGCTCACCACGGTGCTGTTCGGCGTCGAACGACCCGTACTCGTCTCGTTTTACTTCGCCGAGTACCTGCTCGTGCAACTGCTCGTCGTCCTCGTGTTGCTGGGCGTGTACGCCGCCGTCGTCCGCCAACTCCCGAGCGTCCAACGACTCGCCGACGACGACCCCACCACGAACGTCGCGTCGTACCTCCCGTCGACGTTTCCGTCGGTCAGGGCCACCGTTCCTGCGTCGAAGTCTTCGGCATCGACCGTCACGGTCTGGACAGTTGTCGTGGCGTCCGTCACCGTCACCGTCACGTCCGAACCAGGCCCGACGACGCCGTCACCGTCCCCGTCAGAGAGCACCGGCGACGCGATGGCGGGCGGCGTTCCGTCGGCCGTCACCGCGCCGGTCGTGGCCGTCCCGAGGGTCCCCGAGGCGTCTCTCGCTTGTACGGTCACCTGCGGTGGACCGTCACTGAGAACCGGACCCGCGGGGAACGTCGCGTCGTAG